From Candidatus Zixiibacteriota bacterium:
TCCGCCGGATATTTTCCTTGGTCATCTTTTTTTGTTTGCTGGACTTCCCAGCCGACTGCCATTAAGATTTTCTTCATATTCCATTTCCAGGAATAGATTTTGACCAGTTTCCAATAAGCCCGGCAAACAGCCAGAAATAAAAAGCTAACGGGCGTGTTTCCAGAGCTGGTCCGATGAAATCATAAAAGAAGACCCCAACTATCACCCCTAAGAATCCCAGGGCTATTCCCTTCATTAGCAAATCATTTGAATTTTTATAAACCTTAAATCCAATTTTATAGAATCTCCAGATTATCCACAAAAAAGCCAAAAGCCCTATTACACCAACTTGAGCAAGCATTTGAACCCAATAGACATCTCCTAACCAAAAACTTGAGATCTTGTCTCTTATTAATTCCCACCCAGGTCCAAGGCCCAATAAGGGAGAATGTGAAAAAATGACCGAGGGCACTTCGAAGAGGGTAAACAGTCGGTTTGTTTTGGCAACTTCCCAAGCTCTCTCAGAAAAGAGAAGACCTAAGTTTTCTATTGGCGAAATTAGGGAATTAGAGGCAATTAGATTAAAGGATTCAGTTCGATATGTAAACGCTATTAAAATTACCCCCCCTACCAGAAGTCCACAAAAACTTAACATGCCCCATCGTTTAACTGTCAATACCATAAAGAGCAAAACTACCATAAAAGTAAACACCAGACCAACAGAGTAGGTGCTAATGAGAATGAATAATCCGATTATAAAGAAGAGCCAAAATTTTTCTTTATTTTTCTGTGTAACTAAAAAAATTGCAGTGACTAATGTAAGAACAATTAAAATAAATAATCCTAAATTAACCGTATCACCGAAAGTCCCAAAGACCAGATGCCCCTTCTCTCTCAATCCCCCTAAAATGAGCCATTTCTTCGCGGCGTAGCTTCCCACTGTCAAAGTCGTAGGCCGCGGCATGAGAATTTTGTTTATGGGGTCACCGACTAAAACCTGAGCAATCCCAACCACAAATTGAAAGACAGCTATGCCAATTAAGCCTTTGATTAACTTCTTAGTAAATTCAATATCTAAATTAATATTTACCATAATGAAGTACAAGAGGTAGTACCGTAGTACAATTCTTATAAATAGGACTATTTCTAAAAGAGGGGTTTGATTTAAAAGACCAGAAAGAAAGACGCTTCCCGCGAAAATCAAAACTGGAACATCTGCAACGGTTTTGACAAAATGCTCTCTCTCAGTGATTTTCTTCATAATCAAAGCTATCAAAGTCATAAGTAATAGGATTTCGCTCCCATACCTCAACAGTGAATATATCTCATCTGAAACCGGCATAAACTTTAAGACAAACTCCTCGAAAGGGATGAAAAATGCTAAAAAAAGAACCACCCCTTTGAAGCTCTTGCTTAACAAGAGGATTGCAAACAGAGAAAATACTGCAATTAACAGAAAATCTGTTATCATCGTTGGAAGTCCCTGTTTAAATAGCTGATATGTGCTTGTATCTCTTTTTCCATCAGACTTCTAAGGTTTGTCTGCCAATAGTTTTTGAGCTCTTTCAAGTAAGATGAGCTTCCTATCATTGTCTTTAGAACCCACAGATCACTTTTTATGAATCTTTCGTTTTGAACTCTTCTCTTGTATTGAGATAATTTTGGAAGATGTTTAACAAATTGGAAAAAACCACTAAAAAAAGAATTGGCCAAGACAGGATCCCTCTTACATAACAGCAAAAGCTTTTTTAAGAGAGTAAGAACCGTGACCGGAAGAAGCAGAACCGAGGTGCTTACCTTAAAACATATATAGTGAGTAGCCAAAAAACTGTAGATCGCCATTTTTTCCTGTTTAGGCGAGCCCTTGATTACGGACCCGGCGTTTTTATGCAGGAAATAAGAATTGAGTAAGGGTTTAGGAGGCACATTTTTTAAATTTAAACGCCATCCCCACTCCACGTCCTCGTACAAAAAGAAAAGTTCATTAAGCGTGTTCCTTTCAATAACCTGTTTTGTTACTAGGCAGCAGGCAGTGCAGGAAAAAAAGGGTCGGAGTTCCTCAGGTTTAAAGAGATTTTGCAAGCCAAAATCTCTTGCTGGATACCCAGCTCCAATGAAATTGCCATCAAAATCCAGTTGTAGCGGATTTATCACGCAGTTCTCATCTTTTTCAAGCTCTGCCGCCATTTCAGCCACTAAATTCTCAGGTAGATAAACATCATTATTTAAAATTAAAATATATTCCCCTTGCGCTTCTCTGGTGGCTAAGTTTATGGCATAAGGCGGCCCGGAATCCTGTTTTAGTTCTATCACCTTTGCCAGCGGGTAGTTGCTCTTGATGAAGGAAACGCTTTCGTCCTTGCTCGCGCAGTCCACCACTATTACCTCTAAATTCTTATAGCTCTGCCTGAAAATAGAATCCAGGCACACGGGCAGGAATTTCATTCCATTCCAATTTACCACTATGGCGCTTACCTTTTTTTCTTCTGACAAGTTTCTCCCCTTTTTTAACCTGTCTTTGCAAAAATCAAATCTTTCAATCTATAAAAATCATAGCCATACAAGCCCCTTAAGGAAAAAAGGACTATCAGGTAACTTAAAATCCCTGCCCCAGCGCAGAGGAAGAGGTTTAATTCCCTGGTCAGATATAAGGTTAGGCTCATGATCAGAGTCGCAAATACCACTTTTGAAAACGGGCCCAAAAGGATTTTGAAATCAAAACCTAAGAGCTTTCGGGCATAAAACATCCCAGATATCATCACAAAAAACTCAGTGGTCAAAATAGCAACGCTGGTTCCCAGGTGGCTAAATCGTTGAATCAAAGCGAAGTTAAAAAGAAGGCTGATTACCAAGCCGATTCCGGTGATTAAAGTGTTGAACTTCTGATATCCCTTAGCCATAAGACCGTTTCCGGTGACGATGCTTAAATACATACAGAACATCCCCCAGATAAGTATCTGCAAAGACAGCACTGAGCCTGCGAATTGTGCCCCGTAAAGGAAGCCAATGAGTTTGTCAGCCAGCATAACCGTGCCGATACTTATGGGCAGGGCTAAGCAGAACATCAGGGTAAAGGACTTGCCCAGTATCCGGTCAAATTCCGGCTTGGATTTTCTGGAGCTTTCCGATATTATGGGAAACAAAGAAGCAACCAGCACCCCTGGAATCATCTTGCCAGC
This genomic window contains:
- a CDS encoding glycosyltransferase, which translates into the protein MSEEKKVSAIVVNWNGMKFLPVCLDSIFRQSYKNLEVIVVDCASKDESVSFIKSNYPLAKVIELKQDSGPPYAINLATREAQGEYILILNNDVYLPENLVAEMAAELEKDENCVINPLQLDFDGNFIGAGYPARDFGLQNLFKPEELRPFFSCTACCLVTKQVIERNTLNELFFLYEDVEWGWRLNLKNVPPKPLLNSYFLHKNAGSVIKGSPKQEKMAIYSFLATHYICFKVSTSVLLLPVTVLTLLKKLLLLCKRDPVLANSFFSGFFQFVKHLPKLSQYKRRVQNERFIKSDLWVLKTMIGSSSYLKELKNYWQTNLRSLMEKEIQAHISYLNRDFQR